In a genomic window of Deinococcus metalli:
- a CDS encoding ATP-binding protein produces MTSSRIGMVLGTEDVTPTVFWFAVTNGASVQLDDLVTVQTTRPDGRAVTFYGLVDNVRKRHEGVTFESDVEDVVSGVLPASVSYAARVLVTRVDPEHFIPPQPGDAVRHATGDALHMALSADKMKEAAFPAGLLADGQALPLNFRFVNGESGGHINISGISGVATKTSYALFLLHSIFRSGVMDRVSAASGGQMAGSAGGRAIIFNVKGEDLLFLDQPNRRLDEKERAAQADKGLTADRYTLMNLPRTPFRDTQFLAPPRPGSVSGQITPHTDQRAQGVTPFVFTLREFCERRMLPFVFSDAGSSLNLGFVIGNVEEKLARLAQGQTGPGLTVEDWTPEEGDVPLEELSFTEVGGITLRTFEQLVSYLEFKLLEEREGEGDPKWVLKQSPGTLRAFTRRLRGVQKHLGPLIRGDLTPTEADRYRPNLLRGAQLSVVDIHNLSGPAQMFVVGVLLREVFEHKERHGRQDTVFVVLDELNKYAPRDEGSPIKDILLEIAERGRSLGIILIGAQQTASEVERRIVSNAAIRVVGRLDLAEAERPEYRFLPQSFRARAGILQPGTMLVSQPDVPNPVLVNYPFPAWATRKDEVDDLGGKTAVEAGEDWLR; encoded by the coding sequence ATGACCTCCTCCCGCATCGGCATGGTGCTGGGCACCGAGGACGTGACGCCCACGGTGTTCTGGTTCGCGGTCACGAACGGCGCGAGCGTGCAGCTCGACGATCTGGTGACGGTGCAGACGACGCGGCCGGACGGGCGGGCCGTGACCTTCTACGGGCTGGTGGACAACGTCCGCAAGCGGCACGAGGGCGTGACCTTCGAGTCGGATGTGGAGGACGTCGTGTCGGGCGTGTTGCCCGCCAGCGTGAGCTACGCCGCGCGGGTGCTGGTCACGCGGGTCGATCCCGAGCACTTCATTCCGCCGCAGCCGGGCGACGCCGTGCGGCACGCCACCGGGGACGCGCTGCACATGGCCCTGAGCGCCGACAAGATGAAGGAGGCCGCGTTCCCCGCCGGGCTGCTGGCCGACGGGCAGGCGTTGCCGCTGAACTTCCGCTTCGTGAATGGCGAGAGCGGCGGGCACATCAACATCTCCGGGATCTCCGGCGTGGCGACCAAGACGAGTTACGCGCTGTTCCTGCTGCACTCGATCTTCCGCAGCGGCGTGATGGACCGCGTGTCGGCCGCGAGCGGCGGGCAGATGGCCGGGTCGGCGGGCGGCCGGGCGATCATCTTCAACGTCAAGGGCGAGGACCTGCTGTTCCTCGACCAGCCCAACCGCCGTCTGGACGAGAAGGAGCGGGCTGCCCAGGCCGACAAGGGCCTGACGGCTGACCGCTACACCCTGATGAACCTGCCGCGCACGCCGTTCCGCGACACGCAGTTTCTCGCGCCGCCGCGTCCGGGCTCGGTCAGCGGGCAGATCACGCCGCACACGGACCAGCGCGCACAGGGCGTCACGCCGTTCGTGTTCACGCTGCGCGAGTTCTGCGAGCGCCGCATGCTGCCCTTCGTGTTCAGCGACGCGGGCAGCAGCCTGAACCTGGGCTTCGTGATCGGCAACGTCGAGGAGAAACTCGCGCGGCTGGCGCAGGGGCAGACCGGCCCCGGCCTGACGGTCGAGGACTGGACGCCCGAGGAAGGCGACGTCCCGCTGGAGGAGCTGAGCTTCACGGAGGTCGGGGGCATCACGCTGCGGACCTTCGAGCAGCTCGTCAGCTACCTGGAATTCAAGCTGCTGGAGGAACGCGAGGGCGAGGGCGATCCGAAGTGGGTGCTGAAGCAGTCGCCGGGCACGCTGCGGGCCTTCACGCGGCGGCTGCGCGGCGTGCAGAAACACCTCGGCCCCCTGATCCGCGGCGACCTGACCCCGACCGAGGCCGACCGCTACCGCCCGAACCTGCTGCGGGGCGCGCAGCTGTCCGTGGTGGACATCCACAACCTGTCCGGCCCCGCGCAGATGTTCGTGGTGGGCGTGCTGCTGCGCGAGGTCTTCGAGCACAAGGAGAGACACGGCCGCCAGGACACGGTCTTCGTGGTGCTGGACGAGCTGAACAAGTACGCCCCGCGCGACGAGGGCAGTCCCATCAAGGACATCCTGCTGGAGATCGCGGAGCGTGGGCGCAGCCTGGGCATCATCCTGATCGGCGCGCAGCAGACCGCCAGCGAGGTCGAGCGGCGCATCGTCTCGAACGCCGCGATCCGGGTGGTCGGACGGCTCGACCTGGCGGAGGCCGAGCGGCCCGAGTACCGCTTCCTGCCGCAGAGTTTCCGCGCCCGCGCCGGCATCCTGCAACCCGGCACCATGCTGGTGTCGCAGCCGGACGTGCCCAATCCCGTGCTGGTGAACTATCCCTTCCCCGCGTGGGCAACCCGCAAGGACGAGGTGGACGACCTGGGCGGCAAGACGGCGGTCGAAGCCGGCGAGGACTGGCTGCGGTGA